Proteins encoded in a region of the Zunongwangia endophytica genome:
- a CDS encoding DUF4861 family protein codes for MKRIILPTFMASALFFTACKEEKKEADNQNETTEEVKETNWQKPDKNAKTYAELSIRKGDDWEPKKFGGGDFENVESLELPEGHSDHAYYIRYEGPGWENSQVGFRFYLDWRNAIDIWGKKTDTVVLPYVGQENYEDYHHDSGWGQDILKAGKSVGLGGYGRFMNDSVAHFRNVEKTIASVENSSASSSVMIDYDGWKTGEDTIDLDAKFTIYPEGRFSKISLTPSAEIDGLTTGIVKFDDVSLMQKKSQNGEWGYIATYGTQTLVSDEDQLGMAIFYKTSEVEKIQEGPHDHLIIFKPTTSDVAYYILAAWEQEKDGIENKEDFISSLDKHLNTLQENEKLD; via the coding sequence ATGAAGAGAATTATCCTACCAACATTTATGGCTTCAGCCTTATTTTTTACCGCGTGTAAAGAAGAAAAAAAGGAAGCTGACAATCAAAATGAAACCACAGAAGAAGTCAAAGAAACCAATTGGCAAAAGCCCGATAAAAATGCAAAAACTTACGCAGAACTTTCCATTAGAAAAGGAGATGACTGGGAACCAAAAAAGTTTGGCGGCGGTGATTTCGAAAATGTTGAATCGCTAGAGTTGCCAGAAGGTCATAGCGATCATGCGTATTATATTCGGTATGAAGGCCCGGGATGGGAAAACAGTCAGGTTGGATTTAGATTTTATTTAGATTGGCGAAATGCGATAGATATTTGGGGGAAGAAAACAGACACTGTTGTTTTACCTTATGTGGGCCAAGAAAACTATGAGGATTATCACCATGATTCAGGATGGGGACAGGATATTCTTAAAGCTGGAAAATCTGTAGGTCTTGGCGGTTACGGAAGGTTTATGAACGATTCTGTAGCGCATTTTAGAAATGTTGAAAAAACCATTGCTTCCGTAGAAAATTCTTCTGCAAGTTCTTCGGTGATGATCGATTATGATGGATGGAAAACCGGAGAAGATACCATTGATCTTGATGCTAAATTTACGATTTACCCAGAAGGAAGGTTTAGCAAAATTAGCTTAACTCCTTCCGCTGAAATTGATGGATTAACTACAGGAATTGTCAAATTTGATGATGTTTCTTTAATGCAGAAGAAAAGCCAAAATGGAGAATGGGGATATATTGCAACTTATGGCACACAAACTTTAGTGAGCGATGAAGATCAATTAGGAATGGCTATTTTTTATAAAACTTCAGAAGTAGAAAAAATTCAGGAGGGACCACATGATCATTTAATTATTTTTAAACCAACAACGAGCGATGTTGCATATTACATACTTGCAGCCTGGGAACAGGAAAAGGATGGGATAGAAAATAAAGAAGATTTTATTAGCAGTTTGGATAAGCATTTAAACACACTTCAAGAAAACGAAAAATTAGACTAA